Within the Gloeocapsa sp. DLM2.Bin57 genome, the region TTTTTTAGGACACAAACAAGAATTAAACTATCTTAACGAATTATTAGGACAATTAAATATAGAAATGAATGAGTTACTGATTTTGGCTGATTCTCCCTTAATTGGGAAAACTATTAGAGAATTACAGGTCAGAAGTCAAGGTAATTTTATCGTCGTTGCTTTATCCCGTAGCGATGGAGAGTTAATTATTCCCCCCAATCCTTCCTTAATTTTAAACAAGGGTGATAACTTAATCTTGCTAGGAAATACGGGTAATTTAAATAAATTAGAGTTAAGTTTTGCTCTTAAACGTAAAGAACGTCTCTATCGGGGAGTGAAAATTTAACTAAATGCTTAATCTGTTGTGGTTATTACTCTGTTCAGGTTTAGTATTTTTAATGCAAGCGGGTTTTATGTGTTTAGAATCTGGTTTAACCAGGTCTAAAAATAGTATCAACGTTGCTGTTAAAAACTTTGCTGATTTTATCCTATCTGCTGCACTATTTTGGTTGTTCGGTTATGGTTTAATGTTTGGTAAATCTTTAGGAGGTTGGTTAGGTTTTACTGACTTTTTGTTCACTCCTAATGCTCAACCAGAATTAGCGGCATTTTTTCTCTATCAAGTTATGTTTTGTGGGACTGCTACTACCATTATTTCTGGTGCTGTAGCTGAACGGTTAAAATTTACAAGTTATTTACTTATTGCGGGTTTAGTTTCAGGGATTATCTATCCTTTTTTTGGTCATTGGGTTTGGAATGCTTTAGTAACAGAAAATACGGGAGGTTGGTTACAACATCTGGGTTTTCGGGATTTTGCGGGTTCTACCGTAGTTCATAGTGTAGGAGCGTGGGTTGCTCTAGCGGCTTTACTAATTATTGGTCCTCGTCAAGGACGCTATACTCAAGCTAAGATCCAAGGATCTAATCTTCCTTTTTCGGTATTAGGGGTTTTTCTACTCTGGTTTGGTTGGATTGGTTTTAATGGGGGTAGTACTTTTGCTTTTAACGCCACAGTTCCCTTAATTATCCTCAATACTATGTTAGCTGGTGTTAGTGGGGCTATAGTTGCTACGAGTTTACATTTATGGCGATTTAAACATCTAGCAGTTGAAGCATTAATCAATGGATCTTTGGCGGGTTTAGTAGCTATTACCGCGAATTGCAATATCGTTACTGCTCCTTTGGCAGTAATTATCGGTGCTACAGGTGCAGCGGCAATGATGCTGGTAGAATATTGGTTAGATAAATATAAGATTGATGATGCAGTAGATGCAATAGCTGTACACGGTGGTGCGGGTGTTTGGGGAACTCTTGGGGTAGCTTTATTTGGTAATTTATCTCTGTTAGAAACTGATTTAAATAGGGGACAATTATTACTAGTCCAAATGTTAGGGATTGGGGTTGCTTTTTTTTGGTCTTTTGGGTTGAGTTGGTTAATTTTAAGAGTAGTTAATAGTTTTTATCATTTGCGAGTTTCTCCTGAAGCTGAACAAATTGGTCTCAATATTTCTGAACATCAAGCCAAAACAGAGACTTTTGATTTATTACAAGTAATGGAGGAACAAGCTAAAAGTTCTGATTTGAGTTTACGAGTACCTGTTGATACTTTTACTGAGGTGGGTTATATAGCTAGTCGTTATAATCAGGTTATCGATTCTCTCGCGGTTAAAAATCAAGAAAATGTCAGTTATTTAGAGAAAATCTATACTGTTACGGCTATTGCTTTGGCTAGTTTAGAAAATAATCATTTTGATCCTAATGTTTTTAATGAGTTTATTAATAGTGATGATGAGTTGGGTAGTTTAGCTAAGGTTTTACAAGGTTTAGTTCAAGAAGTTTCTGATAATAAAGAAGAACTAATTACTCTACGTTATCTTCTCCAAAACAAAATTATTGACCATCTTCAGCAACGTTTTCCTGATGCTGCTAGTCAAATTGAATCTAAGGTTAGTCAAATAGAAGATATCAATATCTTATTAGAGTTATTCACGATTAATAGTTTATCGGACTGGGATTTAAAAACACAAAAACTTACTTGACTAATTGGAAAATTTATCTTAACTTGTGTAATCTAGCTGAGAACGTTTTTGTCGAGGATATTAATTTCACTTCTTGGGCAAAAGGGATAGTCAGAAAAGCAGATCACGATTTAGCAGTAAGGTAATGTATTATAGATATATAACCTTTTGTCTGCTGTCAAAGAGGTAGATATTATGCCAAGGTAAATAAAAATGGTACGTCTTGAGAATGGTGGGGCACACCGTTAAAGAAAAAGCTTGTGGAGTCGGTTTGTCGGAGGTACAGATTGAATTAAAGTTGTATCTATAGCGCTGCTCGCTCTTGCACTCTTTAGGCTAATACTAGGTTTCATGACTCAAAAATGTCAAACACTCCAGATGCGTACTGCTATAGATAAAAGGCAATGAAGCAAGAATCTCCCGTTATAATGCGGTAGCATTTAGCCCGAGAGTGTCAACACACTCAAACCGACAATGTGGACATTAATGGCTTTCGGTGTATCTAGGGTGATAAGCTTTCACAAGAATGGTTATAGGCCCTCTTGCACTCATGCAAAAGCCAAAAGGCAAAAGTAAGATGATTTGTCTATTTCTTAGGTTAAATTAATTTTATTTTTTTACCCCATGGTGCCGAGAGAGCCACTTTTGAACCTTTTTCCCACAATTAGAACAATGCTTTAAACCCATTTTCTTGGTAAAGCAACTTTAACCACGTTCGTCAAATCTTGTGTAAAATCCACCGTATTTAAGCCAATATTGGCGTAAATCATGGTTAGGAGTATGTAAACTAGCTTTAGCTCGATAAAGCAAAACTTGTCGATGACTACCAATCCAAACCTTTTTAATGGGTTCAACAGAGATTAAAGAACCTCCTAAAGACTTAATACATTCTTCAAATCGTTCTACAGTAGTATATTCTAGGGTTTCTAAAATAAAAAAGTTACCAGAACAGATCAAATGGCGAGTTCTAATCCACGCTTGCATTTTCTTGCTAGCAATTGGTGGCAGCATAATATCTAATTTTGCTCAACAAAACAGATTTTAACATCTTAATTTTAAAGACTAGGTAATATAATAAGCTCAAAACTTGATCTAGTTAACAAGGTAAAATACCCATGGGACTTTTTTTTGATGTCTTAAGTTCGATTAATAACCCTAATCAAGGGGGAAGCATCGCTCAACTCAGTCAAATCACTGGTACAGTGAACGAACTAACTACTAATAATGGCTTGAATCCCTCGGCAATGCAGGGTATTATGTCATCTTTAGGTCCTCTTTTACGCCCTGTCCTCAAAGAGCAAGTAACAGGTGGTAATAACCCATTAGAAAATGTGATGAGCCAATTTACTGGTGGTGGTGGTGCTACTGGTGGTTTAGGTGGTCTTGAATCGATTTTTGCAGGTCCAATACAATCTCAAATCACTAATACTATAGCTCAAAAAACTGGTTTAGATAGTTCTATGTTACAGGGCATTGTGCCCAAATTATTACCCGCGGTCATGGGTTTACTAAATATGGGTAAAACTACAGGAGGAATGGGAGGAGGTGGCAACCCTCTCTTAAATGCTTTCTTAGATAGTGATAAAGATGGTGATGTAGATTTAGGAGATGTCTTTAAATTTGCTAATCGCTTTCTCAATCCTGGACGTTAATTAACACTCAAACTAGCTCTCTTGAGGAGGGCTAGTAATATTTAAAGCAACAATGAACTCTCAAGAATACTTATCTGATTATGATTACCAACTACCACCAGAACTAATCGCTCAGACTCCTGTAGTTCCTAGGGATAGTTCTCGTTTACTGGTTGTAGATTCTCTTCTTACTCATCGTCATCTCTTGTTTAGGGATTTACCAGAATTATTACAACCAGGAGACTTGTTAGTAGTTAATGATACTAAGGTTATCCCGGCTAGATTATATGGCTATAAAAAAACTGGCGCACCAGTGGAGATACTGTTATTAGAGGAGAGAGCTTCTAATCAATGGTTGGCTTTGGTTAAACCTGGTAAACGTTTTCGCGTTGGTACAGAAATTTATTTTTCTAGTTCTGATTCTAGTCAAGATAGTCTTAAAGCTGAAGTAATCGCTACAGATTCAGCAACAGGAGGACGTATTTTACGCTTTTATCCTCCTGTTGGGGTGTCTATCTGGGATATCTTGCCTTTTTTTGGTCAAGTTCCCCTCCCTCCTTATATTACTACCCCCAATCAAGAACCTTCTCAATATCAAACGGTGTACGCTACTAAACCCGGTGCGGTAGCTGCTCCTACCGCGGGACTTCATTTTACCCCTGAATTATTGACTAAGTTAACCCACATGGGTGTACAACGAACAGCAATTACTCTTCATGTAGGGGTAGGAACTTTTCGACCTGTAGAGGTTGAAAGTATCACTAGTCATCAAATGCACCAAGAATGGTTAGAGGTTAGTTCAACTACGGTAGAAACTATCAAATCTACTCAAGCTCGGGGGGGTCGTATTATTGCTGTCGGAACAACTGTAGTACGAGCGTTAGAAACGGCAGCAAATTCACCAGAAGGGTTACAAGCTTTTCGTGGTAAAACTGATTTGTTTATCTATCCTGGTTATAAGTTTAAGGTGGTTGAGGGGTTGATTACTAATTTTCATCTCCCCCGTTCTACTCTGTTAATGTTGGTTAGTGCTTTAATCGGGAGAGAACGTCTGTTGAGTCTTTATCAAGAGGCGATCTCCTCTGGTTATCGTTTTTATTCTTTTGGAGACGCGATGTTTATTACCCCTGATGCAGTTAGTTAATTTGTTTGAGAAAGTCCTTGACAAAGGCAGTGAAGTTATGCTAAGTTTGAATAGTTGCCAGCGGGTGTAGTTTAGTGGTAAAACCTCAGCCTTCCAAGCTGATGATGGGGGTTCGATTCCCCCCACCCGCTTTTTGACTTCTTCTAGTGCGGATATAGTTTAGTGGTAAAACCTCAGCTTCCCAAGCTGATGATGGGGGTTCGATTCCCCCTATCCGCTTTAACCGCCATATTGCCAACCAGTACTTTCGAGAAGCAGTTGATCGCCTTCTCTATGTATTCCTGCGGCGATGACTTCTCCTACGTAGATAGTATGATCGCCTTTAAAAACGCTATCCACTACCTGACACTCAATATAACCGAGAGAATCGCTGATAATGGGACATCCTGTGGCTTCACCTTGGTAAAATTCTACATCTTCAAATTTATTACCGACTCTACGTCGGGGTTTAAAAAATTTGGCGGCTAATTCTTTTTGATTGCTATCTAAAAAACTAATGGCGAAAACACCTGTTTTTTTGATAATCTCGTGAGAACTAGAATCTTGACGTACACAGTTAATCACCAAAGGAGGTACAAAAGAAGTCTGCATTAACCAACTGGCGGTAAAACCGTTTAATTCCTCTCCGTCTTTAACACCACAAATGTAAAGACCGTGGGGAATCTTGCGTAACATTATTTTTTTAGCTTGTTCGTCTAGCAAAGTAATTTTACCCTAATTCTCTAGAATATTATAGATTAAGGGGAGTATCTTTACGTCCTTTTTTGTGAAGGTAAATGATATAATCTATGGGATTAATTTTAAGATTAACTTATTTGAATGCAGCGTAAGCGAATATTGTTAACAGGTGGAAGTGGTTGTATTGGTCACTATCTAGCTGAAGCATTAATTAAAGAAACCGAACACGAAATCTATCTATTAGTCAGAAATCCTGGTAAGTTGCTGTTTGACTATCAATATCGTCAGGGAATCACTATTTTAGAGGGTGATTTACGAGATATCGACAAATATCAGGAGTTGTTGGGTTCAATCAATGTCGCTATTTTAGCTGCAACTTCTTGGGGGGGAGATAATGAGATTTTTGATATTAACGTTAGTAGCACTATTAAGTTACTAAATTTTTTAGATCTAGATGTCTGTGAACAAGTTATCTACTTTTCTACAGCGAGTATCTTAGATCATCAGAATCAATTATTACCCGAAGCTAGAGACATTGGTACTAATTACATTAAGAGTAAATATGAATGTTATACTAAATTGTCAGAATTAGCGATCGCCCCCAAAATTACGACTATTTTTCCCACACTAGTATTAGGAGGAGATCAAGATAAACCCTATTCTCACATTTCAGCGGGATTACCGAAGATAGTAGAATGGGTTAATTTAGCCCGTTGGTTTCAAGCTGATGGTAGTTTTCACTTTATCCACGCTAGAGATATAGCCCAAATTGTTACTTATTTAGTTAATCATCCCCCTGATGAAGTTAGAGAATTTGTGATCGGGAATGATCCTTTAACGGTTAATCAAGCGATGGAGGAAGTTTGCGCTTATTTTGGTAAAAGAATTTGGTTAAGGATTCCTTTGTCTTTATGGTTAGCCAAGATTTTTATCAAGGTTTTTTATATCAGAATGGCTGATTGGGATAGATTTTGCTTAAACTATCGTCATTTTACTTATAAAAATTATGTTAATCCTGCTCAATTTGCTTTAACTAATTACTGTAATGATTTAGGCGACGCGTTAAAACTAGCGGGAATAGTACCAAAAAAGTAAATCTAGAGGAAATTTTCAGCGAGACTACTAGCTTCTGCTTGTAGTTGTTTAGCTATTCTAAACAATTCTTGACCCGTATGTAAATTACTTTCACAATAATTTTGGGTAAATAACTCTAACTCATCTAAACCATCGCTAACCTGATTGAGACAATAGTAGAGATTAGCTGCTAGTTTAGCCAATTTAGGGGGGTTAGGTTGATGGTGGAGACAGAGACGGGCTTTAATGAGATATTTACGGGAAGAAGATAAATAAAGCTGGAAATCCCTCATGAGTTGATCATCAAAAGGATCTCCTGCGAGAGCGTCTATTTGTTGCTGTAGGGGTTCAATAATCGAGGATAACCATTGATTAATTGGGAGATAAACCTGTTGTAACCACCGTTCAAATTGTGCCTCAACTTGGCGTTCTCTCTCTCGCTGACGTTGATAATCTTTTTGTACTTGTTGGGTTCTTTTTTCCCTTTGTACATAGACTTCAGTGCGAATATGCTGACGTTGTTGACGCAGTTGGCGATCGTAGTTACGACGTCGTTGAGGATCGCCAAGTACTTCATAAGCTGCGTTGATAGAGACAATTTTATTGTGGTCAGCTTCGCTATTTTGACTATCGGGATGATATTGTTTCACTAAATTGCGATAGGCTGATTTAACCTCTGTTTGAGAGGCTTGTTGAGTAATTCCCAGGATTTGATAGTGATTATCCTCTGACATATTATGCTTTTAAATCAACTAATTGCTTAGAATCGTCTTCTTCTATGTCTTTAAACAAAGGGGTACTGAGATAACGTTCTCCAAAACTAGGTTGAATCATCACAATCATTTTACCTTGGTTTTCTGGTCGTTTACCTACTTTAATGGCTGCACATAAAGCCGCCCCTGCAGAAATACCCGAGAGAATACCTTCTTCTTTAGCTAAGCGACGACCATAAATCATGGCTTCCTCATCGCTAATGGTAACTACTTCATCGATTAATTCTACGTTGAGTACATCCGGGACAAATCCTGCGCCAATTCCTTGGATTTTATGGGGACCGGGATTACCTCCAGATAAAACTGGGCTGTTAGTCGGTTCAACGGCGATCGCCCGAAAAGAGGATTTATACTT harbors:
- a CDS encoding ammonium transporter, yielding MLNLLWLLLCSGLVFLMQAGFMCLESGLTRSKNSINVAVKNFADFILSAALFWLFGYGLMFGKSLGGWLGFTDFLFTPNAQPELAAFFLYQVMFCGTATTIISGAVAERLKFTSYLLIAGLVSGIIYPFFGHWVWNALVTENTGGWLQHLGFRDFAGSTVVHSVGAWVALAALLIIGPRQGRYTQAKIQGSNLPFSVLGVFLLWFGWIGFNGGSTFAFNATVPLIILNTMLAGVSGAIVATSLHLWRFKHLAVEALINGSLAGLVAITANCNIVTAPLAVIIGATGAAAMMLVEYWLDKYKIDDAVDAIAVHGGAGVWGTLGVALFGNLSLLETDLNRGQLLLVQMLGIGVAFFWSFGLSWLILRVVNSFYHLRVSPEAEQIGLNISEHQAKTETFDLLQVMEEQAKSSDLSLRVPVDTFTEVGYIASRYNQVIDSLAVKNQENVSYLEKIYTVTAIALASLENNHFDPNVFNEFINSDDELGSLAKVLQGLVQEVSDNKEELITLRYLLQNKIIDHLQQRFPDAASQIESKVSQIEDINILLELFTINSLSDWDLKTQKLT
- a CDS encoding CpeR family transcriptional regulator, whose product is MLPPIASKKMQAWIRTRHLICSGNFFILETLEYTTVERFEECIKSLGGSLISVEPIKKVWIGSHRQVLLYRAKASLHTPNHDLRQYWLKYGGFYTRFDERG
- a CDS encoding DUF937 domain-containing protein translates to MGLFFDVLSSINNPNQGGSIAQLSQITGTVNELTTNNGLNPSAMQGIMSSLGPLLRPVLKEQVTGGNNPLENVMSQFTGGGGATGGLGGLESIFAGPIQSQITNTIAQKTGLDSSMLQGIVPKLLPAVMGLLNMGKTTGGMGGGGNPLLNAFLDSDKDGDVDLGDVFKFANRFLNPGR
- the queA gene encoding tRNA preQ1(34) S-adenosylmethionine ribosyltransferase-isomerase QueA: MNSQEYLSDYDYQLPPELIAQTPVVPRDSSRLLVVDSLLTHRHLLFRDLPELLQPGDLLVVNDTKVIPARLYGYKKTGAPVEILLLEERASNQWLALVKPGKRFRVGTEIYFSSSDSSQDSLKAEVIATDSATGGRILRFYPPVGVSIWDILPFFGQVPLPPYITTPNQEPSQYQTVYATKPGAVAAPTAGLHFTPELLTKLTHMGVQRTAITLHVGVGTFRPVEVESITSHQMHQEWLEVSSTTVETIKSTQARGGRIIAVGTTVVRALETAANSPEGLQAFRGKTDLFIYPGYKFKVVEGLITNFHLPRSTLLMLVSALIGRERLLSLYQEAISSGYRFYSFGDAMFITPDAVS
- a CDS encoding flavin reductase; protein product: MLDEQAKKIMLRKIPHGLYICGVKDGEELNGFTASWLMQTSFVPPLVINCVRQDSSSHEIIKKTGVFAISFLDSNQKELAAKFFKPRRRVGNKFEDVEFYQGEATGCPIISDSLGYIECQVVDSVFKGDHTIYVGEVIAAGIHREGDQLLLESTGWQYGG
- a CDS encoding NAD(P)-dependent oxidoreductase, which codes for MQRKRILLTGGSGCIGHYLAEALIKETEHEIYLLVRNPGKLLFDYQYRQGITILEGDLRDIDKYQELLGSINVAILAATSWGGDNEIFDINVSSTIKLLNFLDLDVCEQVIYFSTASILDHQNQLLPEARDIGTNYIKSKYECYTKLSELAIAPKITTIFPTLVLGGDQDKPYSHISAGLPKIVEWVNLARWFQADGSFHFIHARDIAQIVTYLVNHPPDEVREFVIGNDPLTVNQAMEEVCAYFGKRIWLRIPLSLWLAKIFIKVFYIRMADWDRFCLNYRHFTYKNYVNPAQFALTNYCNDLGDALKLAGIVPKK
- a CDS encoding J domain-containing protein, producing MSEDNHYQILGITQQASQTEVKSAYRNLVKQYHPDSQNSEADHNKIVSINAAYEVLGDPQRRRNYDRQLRQQRQHIRTEVYVQREKRTQQVQKDYQRQRERERQVEAQFERWLQQVYLPINQWLSSIIEPLQQQIDALAGDPFDDQLMRDFQLYLSSSRKYLIKARLCLHHQPNPPKLAKLAANLYYCLNQVSDGLDELELFTQNYCESNLHTGQELFRIAKQLQAEASSLAENFL